One part of the Ursus arctos isolate Adak ecotype North America unplaced genomic scaffold, UrsArc2.0 scaffold_14, whole genome shotgun sequence genome encodes these proteins:
- the CHRNB1 gene encoding acetylcholine receptor subunit beta isoform X4, translated as MTPGALLLLLGALGAPLAPGARGTEAEGRLREKLFSGYDSSVRPAREVGDRVGVSIGLSLAQLISLNEKDEEMSTKVYLDLEWTDYRLSWDPAEHEGIDSLRITAESVWLPDVVLLNNNDGNFDVALDLNVVVSSNGSMRWQPPGLYRSSCSIQNCTMVFSSYSYDSSEVSLRTGLGPDKQERQEVHIHEGTFIENGQWEIIHKPSRLIQPPADPRGGGEGQRQEVIFYLIIRRKPLFYLVNVIAPCILITLLAIFVFYLPPDAGEKMGLSIFALLTLTVFLLLLADKVPETSLSVPIIIKYLMFTMVLVTFSVILSVVVLNLHHRSPHTHQMPAWVRRIFIHKLPLYLGLKRPKPERDLMPEPPPVALRDSPGSGWGRGTDEYFIRKPPNDFLFPKPNRFQPDLSAPDLRRLTDGPTRAVGLPPELREVISSISYIARQLQEQEDHDALKEDWQFVAMVVDRLFLWTFIIFTSVGTLVIFLDASYHLPPADPFP; from the exons ATGACCCCGGgagcgctgctgctgctgctgggggcgCTGGGGGCGCCGCTCGCCCCGG GCGCCCGCGGCACGGAGGCGGAGGGCCGGCTCCGCGAGAAGCTTTTCTCCGGCTATGACAGCTCCGTGCGGCCGGCGCGGGAGGTGGGCGACCGTGTCGGGGTCAGCATTGGCCTCAGCCTGGCGCAACTCATCAGCCTG AACGAGAAGGATGAGGAGATGAGCACAAAGGTGTACTTAGACCTG GAGTGGACGGACTACAGGCTGAGCTGGGACCCCGCGGAGCACGAGGGCATCGATTCCCTCCGCATCACGGCTGAATCCGTGTGGCTTCCGGATGTGGTGCTCCTAAACAA CAACGACGGGAATTTTGACGTTGCTCTGGATTTAAACGTCGTGGTGTCCTCCAATGGTTCCATGCGCTGGCAGCCTCCGGGCCTCTACCGCAGCAGCTGCAGCATCCAG AACTGCACCATGGTGTTCAGTTCCTACAGCTACGACAGCTCCGAGGTCAGCCTGCGGACCGGCCTGGGTCCTGATAAGCAGGAGCGGCAGGAAGTGCACATTCACGAAGGGACCTTCATTG agaACGGCCAGTGGGAAATTATCCACAAGCCTTCTCGACTAATCCAGCCTCCAGCGGATCCTAGGGGAGGCGGGGAAGGACAGCGGCAAGAAGTCATCTTCTACCTCATCATTCGCCGGAAGCCTCTCTTCTACCTGGTCAATGTCATTGCCCCATGCATCCTCATCACTCTCCTGGCCATCTTCGTCTTCTACCTGCCGCCAGATGCAG GAGAGAAGATGGGGCTCTCCATCTTTGCCCTGCTGACCCTTACCGTGTTCCTGTTGCTGCTGGCAGACAAAGTTCCTGAGACCTCCCTGTCTGTCCCCATCATTATCAAGTACCTCATGTTTACCATGGTCCTCGTCACTTTCTCAGTCATCCTCAGCGTCGTAGTCCTCAACCTGCACCATCGCTCACCCCACACTCACCAAATGCCTGCTTGGGTCCGACGG ATCTTCATCCACAAACTCCCTCTATACCTGGGTCTGAAGAGGCCCAAACCTGAGAGAGACCTGATGCCGGAGCCACCTCCTGTAGCCCTCAGGGATTCTCCCGGAAGTGGCTGGGGTCGGGGAACAGATGAATATTTCATCCGGAAGCCACCGAACGATTTTCTCTTCCCCAAACCCAACAG GTTCCAGCCTGACCTGTCTGCCCCGGACCTGCGGCGACTTACTGATGGTCCAACCCGGGCTGTGGGCCTGCCTCCCGAGCTGCGGGAGGTCATTTCCTCGATCAGCTACATTGCTCGCCAGCTGCAGGAACAGGAGGACCACGACGCG CTGAAAGAAGACTGGCAATTTGTGGCCATGGTAGTGGATCGCCTTTTCCTGTGGACCTTCATCATCTTCACGAGTGTTGGGACCCTCGTCATCTTCCTGGACGCCTCGTACCACTTGCCCCCTGCCGACCCCTTTCCTTGA
- the CHRNB1 gene encoding acetylcholine receptor subunit beta isoform X1, which translates to MTPGALLLLLGALGAPLAPGARGTEAEGRLREKLFSGYDSSVRPAREVGDRVGVSIGLSLAQLISLNEKDEEMSTKVYLDLEWTDYRLSWDPAEHEGIDSLRITAESVWLPDVVLLNNNDGNFDVALDLNVVVSSNGSMRWQPPGLYRSSCSIQVTYFPFDWQNCTMVFSSYSYDSSEVSLRTGLGPDKQERQEVHIHEGTFIENGQWEIIHKPSRLIQPPADPRGGGEGQRQEVIFYLIIRRKPLFYLVNVIAPCILITLLAIFVFYLPPDAGEKMGLSIFALLTLTVFLLLLADKVPETSLSVPIIIKYLMFTMVLVTFSVILSVVVLNLHHRSPHTHQMPAWVRRQIFIHKLPLYLGLKRPKPERDLMPEPPPVALRDSPGSGWGRGTDEYFIRKPPNDFLFPKPNRFQPDLSAPDLRRLTDGPTRAVGLPPELREVISSISYIARQLQEQEDHDALKEDWQFVAMVVDRLFLWTFIIFTSVGTLVIFLDASYHLPPADPFP; encoded by the exons ATGACCCCGGgagcgctgctgctgctgctgggggcgCTGGGGGCGCCGCTCGCCCCGG GCGCCCGCGGCACGGAGGCGGAGGGCCGGCTCCGCGAGAAGCTTTTCTCCGGCTATGACAGCTCCGTGCGGCCGGCGCGGGAGGTGGGCGACCGTGTCGGGGTCAGCATTGGCCTCAGCCTGGCGCAACTCATCAGCCTG AACGAGAAGGATGAGGAGATGAGCACAAAGGTGTACTTAGACCTG GAGTGGACGGACTACAGGCTGAGCTGGGACCCCGCGGAGCACGAGGGCATCGATTCCCTCCGCATCACGGCTGAATCCGTGTGGCTTCCGGATGTGGTGCTCCTAAACAA CAACGACGGGAATTTTGACGTTGCTCTGGATTTAAACGTCGTGGTGTCCTCCAATGGTTCCATGCGCTGGCAGCCTCCGGGCCTCTACCGCAGCAGCTGCAGCATCCAG GTCACCTACTTCCCCTTTGACTGGCAGAACTGCACCATGGTGTTCAGTTCCTACAGCTACGACAGCTCCGAGGTCAGCCTGCGGACCGGCCTGGGTCCTGATAAGCAGGAGCGGCAGGAAGTGCACATTCACGAAGGGACCTTCATTG agaACGGCCAGTGGGAAATTATCCACAAGCCTTCTCGACTAATCCAGCCTCCAGCGGATCCTAGGGGAGGCGGGGAAGGACAGCGGCAAGAAGTCATCTTCTACCTCATCATTCGCCGGAAGCCTCTCTTCTACCTGGTCAATGTCATTGCCCCATGCATCCTCATCACTCTCCTGGCCATCTTCGTCTTCTACCTGCCGCCAGATGCAG GAGAGAAGATGGGGCTCTCCATCTTTGCCCTGCTGACCCTTACCGTGTTCCTGTTGCTGCTGGCAGACAAAGTTCCTGAGACCTCCCTGTCTGTCCCCATCATTATCAAGTACCTCATGTTTACCATGGTCCTCGTCACTTTCTCAGTCATCCTCAGCGTCGTAGTCCTCAACCTGCACCATCGCTCACCCCACACTCACCAAATGCCTGCTTGGGTCCGACGG CAGATCTTCATCCACAAACTCCCTCTATACCTGGGTCTGAAGAGGCCCAAACCTGAGAGAGACCTGATGCCGGAGCCACCTCCTGTAGCCCTCAGGGATTCTCCCGGAAGTGGCTGGGGTCGGGGAACAGATGAATATTTCATCCGGAAGCCACCGAACGATTTTCTCTTCCCCAAACCCAACAG GTTCCAGCCTGACCTGTCTGCCCCGGACCTGCGGCGACTTACTGATGGTCCAACCCGGGCTGTGGGCCTGCCTCCCGAGCTGCGGGAGGTCATTTCCTCGATCAGCTACATTGCTCGCCAGCTGCAGGAACAGGAGGACCACGACGCG CTGAAAGAAGACTGGCAATTTGTGGCCATGGTAGTGGATCGCCTTTTCCTGTGGACCTTCATCATCTTCACGAGTGTTGGGACCCTCGTCATCTTCCTGGACGCCTCGTACCACTTGCCCCCTGCCGACCCCTTTCCTTGA
- the ZBTB4 gene encoding zinc finger and BTB domain-containing protein 4 gives MPPPAEVTDPSHAPAVLRQLNEQRLRGLFCDVTLIAGDTKFPAHRSVLAASSPFFREALLASAPLPLPPVTGGPAPNPATTTAASSSSSSSSSSSSSSSSSSSSSSSSSSSSSSPAPASPPTSSPPRVLELPGVPAAAFSDVLNFIYSARLALPGGGGDGAAVAEIGALGRRLGISRLQGLGEGGDAWVPPAPAPMATSQPEEDSFGPGPRPAGEWEGDRAEAQASDSQAPLSRRPLPCPRCGKSFIHPKRLQTHEAQCRRGAGTRGSAGLGSGGSGPSGPAGVDASALPTPVGFRGGPEHVVKVVGGHVLYVCAACERSYVTLSSLKRHSNVHSWRRKYPCRYCEKVFALAEYRTKHEVWHTGERRYQCIFCWETFVTYYNLKTHQRAFHGISPGLLASEKTPNGGYKPKLNTLKLYRLLPMRAAKRPYKTYSQGAPEAPLSPGLNTPAPVAMPASPPPGPPPAPQPGPPPSVIAFAHPAPSVIVHGGGGSGGAGGGPASTGGAQAASVITYTAPPRPPKKREYPPPPPQPAATPTGPATAGSPATAAGPATATEEAKGRNPRAGRTLTYTAKPAGGIGGGGGPPAGPGRGPSQLQAPPPLCQITVRIGEEAIVKRRISETDLRPGELSGEEVEESEDDDDDEDDDDDDDEDDDEDDEESRAGGEDQLWRPYYSYKPKRKAGAAGAGSSGGGALPRGRRPPRWRQKPERRSWEDAPAAEGPAGRARAERRHRCGDCAQTFATLRKLRKHQEAHGGGSHGSRAGRRPSSRFACPHCAKVCKTAAALSRHGQRHAAERPGGTPTPVIAYSKGSAGTRAGDVKEEAPQEMQVSSSSGEAGGGSAAAAEGASEAASLQDPVISGGEEPPLVAGGGTYAYPPVQEFPLALIGSGREPSGGRGKAGSEGPVGAGEGDRVEGMGAAKVTFYPEPYPLVYGPQLLAAYPYNFSNLAALPVALNMVLPDEKGGGALPFLPGVFGYAVNPQAAPPTPPTPPPPILPPPVPPKGEGERAGLERTQKGDVG, from the exons ATGCCCCCCCCAGCAGAGGTGACCGACCCGTCCCATGCCCCCGCTGTCCTGCGCCAGCTCAATGAGCAGCGGCTCCGAGGCCTCTTCTGTGACGTCACCCTCATAGCTGGAGACACCAAGTTCCCTGCTCACCGCAGTGTCCTGGCTGCTTCGAGTCCCTTCTTCAGAGAGGCCCTGCTTGCTTCAGctccactgcccctcccaccagTTACTGGGGGCCCTGCCCCCAACCCAGCCACCACCACAGctgcctcttcttcttcctcctcctcttcttcctcttcctcctcctcctcctcctcttcttcttcctcttcctcttcctcttcttcctcctcttcccccgcTCCGGCCTcaccccccacttcctccccaccCCGGGTCCTGGAGCTGCCAGGGGTCCCAGCAGCTGCCTTCTCTGATGTCCTCAACTTCATCTACAGTGCCCGGCTTGCTCTACCCGGCGGTGGAGGGGACGGGGCTGCAGTGGCAGAGATAGGAGCTCTGGGGCGGCGTCTGGGCATCTCCCGcctgcagggcctgggggagggaggcgaTGCCTGGGtacctcctgccccagcccccatgGCCACCTCGCAGCCCGAAGAGGATAGCTTCGGGCCTGGGCCGAGGCCAGCCGGGGAGTGGGAGGGTGACAGGGCTGAGGCCCAGGCCTCTGACTCGCAGGCCCCCCTGTCCCGGCGGCCGCTCCCCTGCCCGCGATGTGGAAAAAGCTTCATTCATCCCAAGCGGCTGCAGACCCACGAGGCACAGTGCCGCCGGGGGGCCGGCACTCGGGGGTCTGCGGGGCTGGGATCTGGGGGCTCTGGCCCCAGCGGCCCCGCAGGAGTGGAtgcctctgccctgcccaccccGGTGGGCTTCCGAGGCGGCCCGGAGCACGTGGTGAAGGTGGTGGGCGGCCACGTGCTGTACGTGTGCGCGGCCTGTGAGCGCTCCTACGTGACCCTGTCCAGCCTGAAGCGGCACAGCAACGTGCACTCGTGGCGGAGGAAGTACCCCTGCCGCTACTGCGAGAAGGTGTTCGCGCTGGCGGAGTACCGAACCAAGCATGAGGTGTGGCACACTGGGGAGCGCAG GTACCAGTGCATCTTCTGCTGGGAGACCTTTGTCACTTACTATAACCTGAAGACCCACCAGCGAGCCTTCCATGGCATTAGCCCCGGCCTCTTAGCCAGTGAGAAGACACCCAATGGAGGCTACAAGCCCAAGCTCAATACCCTCAAGCTGTACCGCCTGCTCCCCATGAGGGCAGCCAAGCGGCCCTATAAGACCTACAGCCAGGGAGCCCCCGAGGCCCCCCTCTCTCCAGGCCTCAACACACCGGCCCCTGTAGCCATGCCTGCCAGCCCACCGCCCggacccccacctgccccccagcccggccccccaCCCTCTGTCATCGCTTTTGCCCACCCGGCTCCCTCTGTCATTGTTCACGGGGGCGGAGGCAGTGGTGGAGCAGGGGGTGGGCCGGCCAGCACAGGGGGAGCCCAAGCTGCCTCGGTCATCACTTACACTGCTCCCCCGAGGCCCCCCAAAAAACGTGAGTACCCACCACCCCCCCCTCAGCCTGCAGCCACACCAACCGGCCCGGCCACAGCGGGCAGCCCGGCCACAGCCGCAGGGCCGGCCACAGCCACGGAGGAGGCCAAGGGCCGGAACCCACGGGCTGGAAGGACTCTGACCTACACGGCCAAGCCAGCCGGCGGgattggcgggggtgggggtccccCTGCGGGGCCTGGCCGGGGCCCCTCTCAGCTACAGGCCCCACCTCCACTGTGTCAGATCACTGTGCGGATCGGCGAGGAGGCCATTGTCAAGCGCCGCATCTCAGAGACTGACCTGCGTCCTGGGGAGCTGAGcggagaggaggtggaggagagcgaggacgacgacgacgacgaggacgacgacgacgacgacgacgaggACGACGACGAGGACGACGAGGAATCGAGGGCTGGCGGGGAGGACCAGCTCTGGCGGCCCTACTACTCCTACAAGCCCAAGCGCAAGGCCGGGGCCGCGGGCGCGGGCAGCAGCGGGGGCGGCGCGCTGCCCCGGGGCCGCCGGCCGCCGCGCTGGAGACAGAAGCCGGAGCGCAGGAGCTGGGAGGACGCGCCGGCGGCCGAGGGCCCCGCGGGGCGGGCCCGGGCGGAGCGGAGGCACCGCTGCGGGGATTGCGCCCAGACCTTCGCCACCCTGAGGAAGCTGCGGAAGCACCAGGAGGCGCACGGCGGGGGCTCGCACGGCTCCCGCGCCGGCCGCAGGCCCTCCAGCCGCTTCGCCTGCCCGCACTGCGCCAAGGTATGCAAGACGGCGGCCGCCCTGAGTCGCCACGGGCAGAGGCACGCGGCCGAGCGGCCCGGGGGCACCCCCACGCCCGTCATCGCCTACTCCAAGGGCAGCGCTGGCACCAGGGCCGGGGACGTCAAGGAGGAGGCCCCCCAGGAGATGCAAGTCTCCTCGTCCAGCGGGGAGGCCGGTGGCGGCAGCGCAGCGGCTGCGGAGGGAGCTTCCGAGGCCGCCTCTCTCCAGGACCCTGTCATCTCAGGGGGTGAGGAGCCCCCGCTGGTGGCAGGAGGGGGCACTTATGCATATCCGCCTGTGCAGGAATTTCCACTGGCTCTGATTGGGAGCGGCAGGGAACCTAGTGGTGGGAGGGGGAAAGCTGGCAGCGAGGGgccggtgggggcaggggagggggaccGCGTGGAGGGGATGGGGGCTGCCAAAGTCACCTTCTACCCAGAGCCCTACCCGCTCGTCTATGGCCCCCAGCTCCTTGCCGCCTACCCTTACAACTTCAGCAATCTGGCCGCTCTCCCGGTTGCTCTTAACATGGTCCTACCTGATGAGAAGGGTGGGGgggcccttcccttccttccagggGTCTTTGGCTACGCAGTCAATCCTCAAGCAGCACCCCCtactcccccaaccccacctcccCCAATTCTTCCTCCACCAGTTCCCCctaagggagaaggggaaagggcagGGCTTGAGAGAACCCAGAAGGGAGATGTGGGGTGA
- the CHRNB1 gene encoding acetylcholine receptor subunit beta isoform X2 — protein MTPGALLLLLGALGAPLAPGARGTEAEGRLREKLFSGYDSSVRPAREVGDRVGVSIGLSLAQLISLNEKDEEMSTKVYLDLEWTDYRLSWDPAEHEGIDSLRITAESVWLPDVVLLNNNDGNFDVALDLNVVVSSNGSMRWQPPGLYRSSCSIQVTYFPFDWQNCTMVFSSYSYDSSEVSLRTGLGPDKQERQEVHIHEGTFIENGQWEIIHKPSRLIQPPADPRGGGEGQRQEVIFYLIIRRKPLFYLVNVIAPCILITLLAIFVFYLPPDAGEKMGLSIFALLTLTVFLLLLADKVPETSLSVPIIIKYLMFTMVLVTFSVILSVVVLNLHHRSPHTHQMPAWVRRIFIHKLPLYLGLKRPKPERDLMPEPPPVALRDSPGSGWGRGTDEYFIRKPPNDFLFPKPNRFQPDLSAPDLRRLTDGPTRAVGLPPELREVISSISYIARQLQEQEDHDALKEDWQFVAMVVDRLFLWTFIIFTSVGTLVIFLDASYHLPPADPFP, from the exons ATGACCCCGGgagcgctgctgctgctgctgggggcgCTGGGGGCGCCGCTCGCCCCGG GCGCCCGCGGCACGGAGGCGGAGGGCCGGCTCCGCGAGAAGCTTTTCTCCGGCTATGACAGCTCCGTGCGGCCGGCGCGGGAGGTGGGCGACCGTGTCGGGGTCAGCATTGGCCTCAGCCTGGCGCAACTCATCAGCCTG AACGAGAAGGATGAGGAGATGAGCACAAAGGTGTACTTAGACCTG GAGTGGACGGACTACAGGCTGAGCTGGGACCCCGCGGAGCACGAGGGCATCGATTCCCTCCGCATCACGGCTGAATCCGTGTGGCTTCCGGATGTGGTGCTCCTAAACAA CAACGACGGGAATTTTGACGTTGCTCTGGATTTAAACGTCGTGGTGTCCTCCAATGGTTCCATGCGCTGGCAGCCTCCGGGCCTCTACCGCAGCAGCTGCAGCATCCAG GTCACCTACTTCCCCTTTGACTGGCAGAACTGCACCATGGTGTTCAGTTCCTACAGCTACGACAGCTCCGAGGTCAGCCTGCGGACCGGCCTGGGTCCTGATAAGCAGGAGCGGCAGGAAGTGCACATTCACGAAGGGACCTTCATTG agaACGGCCAGTGGGAAATTATCCACAAGCCTTCTCGACTAATCCAGCCTCCAGCGGATCCTAGGGGAGGCGGGGAAGGACAGCGGCAAGAAGTCATCTTCTACCTCATCATTCGCCGGAAGCCTCTCTTCTACCTGGTCAATGTCATTGCCCCATGCATCCTCATCACTCTCCTGGCCATCTTCGTCTTCTACCTGCCGCCAGATGCAG GAGAGAAGATGGGGCTCTCCATCTTTGCCCTGCTGACCCTTACCGTGTTCCTGTTGCTGCTGGCAGACAAAGTTCCTGAGACCTCCCTGTCTGTCCCCATCATTATCAAGTACCTCATGTTTACCATGGTCCTCGTCACTTTCTCAGTCATCCTCAGCGTCGTAGTCCTCAACCTGCACCATCGCTCACCCCACACTCACCAAATGCCTGCTTGGGTCCGACGG ATCTTCATCCACAAACTCCCTCTATACCTGGGTCTGAAGAGGCCCAAACCTGAGAGAGACCTGATGCCGGAGCCACCTCCTGTAGCCCTCAGGGATTCTCCCGGAAGTGGCTGGGGTCGGGGAACAGATGAATATTTCATCCGGAAGCCACCGAACGATTTTCTCTTCCCCAAACCCAACAG GTTCCAGCCTGACCTGTCTGCCCCGGACCTGCGGCGACTTACTGATGGTCCAACCCGGGCTGTGGGCCTGCCTCCCGAGCTGCGGGAGGTCATTTCCTCGATCAGCTACATTGCTCGCCAGCTGCAGGAACAGGAGGACCACGACGCG CTGAAAGAAGACTGGCAATTTGTGGCCATGGTAGTGGATCGCCTTTTCCTGTGGACCTTCATCATCTTCACGAGTGTTGGGACCCTCGTCATCTTCCTGGACGCCTCGTACCACTTGCCCCCTGCCGACCCCTTTCCTTGA
- the CHRNB1 gene encoding acetylcholine receptor subunit beta isoform X5, producing the protein MTPGALLLLLGALGAPLAPGARGTEAEGRLREKLFSGYDSSVRPAREVGDRVGVSIGLSLAQLISLNEKDEEMSTKVYLDLEWTDYRLSWDPAEHEGIDSLRITAESVWLPDVVLLNNNDGNFDVALDLNVVVSSNGSMRWQPPGLYRSSCSIQVTYFPFDWQNCTMVFSSYSYDSSEVSLRTGLGPDKQERQEVHIHEGTFIENGQWEIIHKPSRLIQPPADPRGGGEGQRQEVIFYLIIRRKPLFYLVNVIAPCILITLLAIFVFYLPPDAGEKMGLSIFALLTLTVFLLLLADKVPETSLSVPIIIKYLMFTMVLVTFSVILSVVVLNLHHRSPHTHQMPAWVRRQIFIHKLPLYLGLKRPKPERDLMPEPPPVALRDSPGSGWGRGTDEYFIRKPPNDFLFPKPNRFQPDLSAPDLRRLTDGPTRAVGLPPELREVISSISYIARQLQEQEDHDAFPLPTPS; encoded by the exons ATGACCCCGGgagcgctgctgctgctgctgggggcgCTGGGGGCGCCGCTCGCCCCGG GCGCCCGCGGCACGGAGGCGGAGGGCCGGCTCCGCGAGAAGCTTTTCTCCGGCTATGACAGCTCCGTGCGGCCGGCGCGGGAGGTGGGCGACCGTGTCGGGGTCAGCATTGGCCTCAGCCTGGCGCAACTCATCAGCCTG AACGAGAAGGATGAGGAGATGAGCACAAAGGTGTACTTAGACCTG GAGTGGACGGACTACAGGCTGAGCTGGGACCCCGCGGAGCACGAGGGCATCGATTCCCTCCGCATCACGGCTGAATCCGTGTGGCTTCCGGATGTGGTGCTCCTAAACAA CAACGACGGGAATTTTGACGTTGCTCTGGATTTAAACGTCGTGGTGTCCTCCAATGGTTCCATGCGCTGGCAGCCTCCGGGCCTCTACCGCAGCAGCTGCAGCATCCAG GTCACCTACTTCCCCTTTGACTGGCAGAACTGCACCATGGTGTTCAGTTCCTACAGCTACGACAGCTCCGAGGTCAGCCTGCGGACCGGCCTGGGTCCTGATAAGCAGGAGCGGCAGGAAGTGCACATTCACGAAGGGACCTTCATTG agaACGGCCAGTGGGAAATTATCCACAAGCCTTCTCGACTAATCCAGCCTCCAGCGGATCCTAGGGGAGGCGGGGAAGGACAGCGGCAAGAAGTCATCTTCTACCTCATCATTCGCCGGAAGCCTCTCTTCTACCTGGTCAATGTCATTGCCCCATGCATCCTCATCACTCTCCTGGCCATCTTCGTCTTCTACCTGCCGCCAGATGCAG GAGAGAAGATGGGGCTCTCCATCTTTGCCCTGCTGACCCTTACCGTGTTCCTGTTGCTGCTGGCAGACAAAGTTCCTGAGACCTCCCTGTCTGTCCCCATCATTATCAAGTACCTCATGTTTACCATGGTCCTCGTCACTTTCTCAGTCATCCTCAGCGTCGTAGTCCTCAACCTGCACCATCGCTCACCCCACACTCACCAAATGCCTGCTTGGGTCCGACGG CAGATCTTCATCCACAAACTCCCTCTATACCTGGGTCTGAAGAGGCCCAAACCTGAGAGAGACCTGATGCCGGAGCCACCTCCTGTAGCCCTCAGGGATTCTCCCGGAAGTGGCTGGGGTCGGGGAACAGATGAATATTTCATCCGGAAGCCACCGAACGATTTTCTCTTCCCCAAACCCAACAG GTTCCAGCCTGACCTGTCTGCCCCGGACCTGCGGCGACTTACTGATGGTCCAACCCGGGCTGTGGGCCTGCCTCCCGAGCTGCGGGAGGTCATTTCCTCGATCAGCTACATTGCTCGCCAGCTGCAGGAACAGGAGGACCACGACGCG TTTCCTCTGCCTACCCCCAGCTGA
- the CHRNB1 gene encoding acetylcholine receptor subunit beta isoform X3, producing MTPGALLLLLGALGAPLAPGARGTEAEGRLREKLFSGYDSSVRPAREVGDRVGVSIGLSLAQLISLNEKDEEMSTKVYLDLEWTDYRLSWDPAEHEGIDSLRITAESVWLPDVVLLNNNDGNFDVALDLNVVVSSNGSMRWQPPGLYRSSCSIQNCTMVFSSYSYDSSEVSLRTGLGPDKQERQEVHIHEGTFIENGQWEIIHKPSRLIQPPADPRGGGEGQRQEVIFYLIIRRKPLFYLVNVIAPCILITLLAIFVFYLPPDAGEKMGLSIFALLTLTVFLLLLADKVPETSLSVPIIIKYLMFTMVLVTFSVILSVVVLNLHHRSPHTHQMPAWVRRQIFIHKLPLYLGLKRPKPERDLMPEPPPVALRDSPGSGWGRGTDEYFIRKPPNDFLFPKPNRFQPDLSAPDLRRLTDGPTRAVGLPPELREVISSISYIARQLQEQEDHDALKEDWQFVAMVVDRLFLWTFIIFTSVGTLVIFLDASYHLPPADPFP from the exons ATGACCCCGGgagcgctgctgctgctgctgggggcgCTGGGGGCGCCGCTCGCCCCGG GCGCCCGCGGCACGGAGGCGGAGGGCCGGCTCCGCGAGAAGCTTTTCTCCGGCTATGACAGCTCCGTGCGGCCGGCGCGGGAGGTGGGCGACCGTGTCGGGGTCAGCATTGGCCTCAGCCTGGCGCAACTCATCAGCCTG AACGAGAAGGATGAGGAGATGAGCACAAAGGTGTACTTAGACCTG GAGTGGACGGACTACAGGCTGAGCTGGGACCCCGCGGAGCACGAGGGCATCGATTCCCTCCGCATCACGGCTGAATCCGTGTGGCTTCCGGATGTGGTGCTCCTAAACAA CAACGACGGGAATTTTGACGTTGCTCTGGATTTAAACGTCGTGGTGTCCTCCAATGGTTCCATGCGCTGGCAGCCTCCGGGCCTCTACCGCAGCAGCTGCAGCATCCAG AACTGCACCATGGTGTTCAGTTCCTACAGCTACGACAGCTCCGAGGTCAGCCTGCGGACCGGCCTGGGTCCTGATAAGCAGGAGCGGCAGGAAGTGCACATTCACGAAGGGACCTTCATTG agaACGGCCAGTGGGAAATTATCCACAAGCCTTCTCGACTAATCCAGCCTCCAGCGGATCCTAGGGGAGGCGGGGAAGGACAGCGGCAAGAAGTCATCTTCTACCTCATCATTCGCCGGAAGCCTCTCTTCTACCTGGTCAATGTCATTGCCCCATGCATCCTCATCACTCTCCTGGCCATCTTCGTCTTCTACCTGCCGCCAGATGCAG GAGAGAAGATGGGGCTCTCCATCTTTGCCCTGCTGACCCTTACCGTGTTCCTGTTGCTGCTGGCAGACAAAGTTCCTGAGACCTCCCTGTCTGTCCCCATCATTATCAAGTACCTCATGTTTACCATGGTCCTCGTCACTTTCTCAGTCATCCTCAGCGTCGTAGTCCTCAACCTGCACCATCGCTCACCCCACACTCACCAAATGCCTGCTTGGGTCCGACGG CAGATCTTCATCCACAAACTCCCTCTATACCTGGGTCTGAAGAGGCCCAAACCTGAGAGAGACCTGATGCCGGAGCCACCTCCTGTAGCCCTCAGGGATTCTCCCGGAAGTGGCTGGGGTCGGGGAACAGATGAATATTTCATCCGGAAGCCACCGAACGATTTTCTCTTCCCCAAACCCAACAG GTTCCAGCCTGACCTGTCTGCCCCGGACCTGCGGCGACTTACTGATGGTCCAACCCGGGCTGTGGGCCTGCCTCCCGAGCTGCGGGAGGTCATTTCCTCGATCAGCTACATTGCTCGCCAGCTGCAGGAACAGGAGGACCACGACGCG CTGAAAGAAGACTGGCAATTTGTGGCCATGGTAGTGGATCGCCTTTTCCTGTGGACCTTCATCATCTTCACGAGTGTTGGGACCCTCGTCATCTTCCTGGACGCCTCGTACCACTTGCCCCCTGCCGACCCCTTTCCTTGA